The following coding sequences lie in one Phalacrocorax aristotelis chromosome 4, bGulAri2.1, whole genome shotgun sequence genomic window:
- the CTSO gene encoding cathepsin O isoform X2 produces MRHPAMTWRPGEGRRRRGGTRQRTGPAARRGMARPGTRPGRSMGVLVLLCCLLRAGSAALVGPAGTWLGAEGGGGPGRRPWDGGGRQKEEAAAALRESAKRIILLNSSSKDNMTAFYGINQFSHLFPEEFKAIYLRSIPHKLPRYVKVPKGKEKPLPKKFDWRDKKVIAEVRNQQTCGGCWAFSIVGGIESAYAIKGNNLEELSVQQVIDCSYNNYGCSGGSTVSALSWLNQTKVKLVRDSEYAFKAQTGLCHYFRSSDFGVSITGFAAYDFSGQEEEMMRMLVNRGPLAVTVDAVSWQDYLGGIIQYHCSSGRANHAVLITGFDRTGSIPYWIVQNSWGSTWGIDGYVRVKIGGNVCGIADTVSSVFV; encoded by the exons ATGCGCCACCCCGCTATGACATGGCGGCCAggggaggggcggcggcggcggggggggacCCGCCAGAGGACGGGGCCCGCTGCCCGGCGCGGCATGGCGCGGCCCGGCACTCGCCCCGGACGGTCGATGGGGGTGCTGGTgcttctctgctgcctgctgcggGCAGGCAGCGCCGCCCTCGTGGGGCCTGCGGGCACCTGGCTTGGggcggagggcggcggcggTCCGGGCCGCCGGCCGTGGGACGGAGGCGGCCGGCAGAAAGAagaggcggcggcggctctCCGG gaaagtGCTAAAAGAATTATCTTACTGAATTCATCATCAAAAGATAATATGACTGCTTTCTATGGAATAAATCAGTTTTCTCACCTGTTTCCTGAAGAGTTCAAAG CTATTTACTTAAGAAGCATACCTCACAAACTTCCCAGATATGTAAAAGTgccaaagggaaaggaaaaacctTTGCCAAAGAAGTTTGACTGGAGGGACAAGAAAGTCATTGCAGAAGTGAGAAATCAGCAAACA TGTGGAGGCTGCTGGGCTTTCAGCATTGTGGGTGGTATAGAGTCTGCCTATGCAATTAAAGGAAATAACCTGGAGGAACTCAGCGTACAGCAGGTTATTGACTGTTCATACAATAATTACGGCTGCAGCGGGGGATCCACTGTTAGTGCTTTGAGCTGGCTGAACCAG ACAAAAGTAAAACTTGTGAGAGATTCAGAATATGCTTTTAAAGCCCAGACAGGACTGTGCCATTACTTTCGTAGCTCAGATTTTGGAGTTTCAATAACAGGATTTGCTGCATATGACTTCAG CggtcaggaagaagaaatgatGCGGATGCTTGTTAACCGGGGCCCTTTGGCTGTAACAGTAGATGCGGTTAGCTGGCAGGATTATCTTGGTGGGATCATACAGTACCACTGCTCCAGCGGAAGAGCAAATCACGCTGTTCTAATCACTGGTTTTGACAGAACAG GTAGTATCCCTTACTGGATTGTACAGAACTCTTGGGGGTCTACATGGGGAATAGATGGCTACGTTCGTGTTAAGATAGGCGGCAATGTCTGTG GTATAGCAGACACAGTGTCATCAGTATTTGTTTGA
- the CTSO gene encoding cathepsin O isoform X1 → MRHPAMTWRPGEGRRRRGGTRQRTGPAARRGMARPGTRPGRSMGVLVLLCCLLRAGSAALVGPAGTWLGAEGGGGPGRRPWDGGGRQKEEAAAALRESAKRIILLNSSSKDNMTAFYGINQFSHLFPEEFKAIYLRSIPHKLPRYVKVPKGKEKPLPKKFDWRDKKVIAEVRNQQTCGGCWAFSIVGGIESAYAIKGNNLEELSVQQVIDCSYNNYGCSGGSTVSALSWLNQTKVKLVRDSEYAFKAQTGLCHYFRSSDFGVSITGFAAYDFSGQEEEMMRMLVNRGPLAVTVDAVSWQDYLGGIIQYHCSSGRANHAVLITGFDRTGVFPSTELQPSSIPYWIVQNSWGSTWGIDGYVRVKIGGNVCGIADTVSSVFV, encoded by the exons ATGCGCCACCCCGCTATGACATGGCGGCCAggggaggggcggcggcggcggggggggacCCGCCAGAGGACGGGGCCCGCTGCCCGGCGCGGCATGGCGCGGCCCGGCACTCGCCCCGGACGGTCGATGGGGGTGCTGGTgcttctctgctgcctgctgcggGCAGGCAGCGCCGCCCTCGTGGGGCCTGCGGGCACCTGGCTTGGggcggagggcggcggcggTCCGGGCCGCCGGCCGTGGGACGGAGGCGGCCGGCAGAAAGAagaggcggcggcggctctCCGG gaaagtGCTAAAAGAATTATCTTACTGAATTCATCATCAAAAGATAATATGACTGCTTTCTATGGAATAAATCAGTTTTCTCACCTGTTTCCTGAAGAGTTCAAAG CTATTTACTTAAGAAGCATACCTCACAAACTTCCCAGATATGTAAAAGTgccaaagggaaaggaaaaacctTTGCCAAAGAAGTTTGACTGGAGGGACAAGAAAGTCATTGCAGAAGTGAGAAATCAGCAAACA TGTGGAGGCTGCTGGGCTTTCAGCATTGTGGGTGGTATAGAGTCTGCCTATGCAATTAAAGGAAATAACCTGGAGGAACTCAGCGTACAGCAGGTTATTGACTGTTCATACAATAATTACGGCTGCAGCGGGGGATCCACTGTTAGTGCTTTGAGCTGGCTGAACCAG ACAAAAGTAAAACTTGTGAGAGATTCAGAATATGCTTTTAAAGCCCAGACAGGACTGTGCCATTACTTTCGTAGCTCAGATTTTGGAGTTTCAATAACAGGATTTGCTGCATATGACTTCAG CggtcaggaagaagaaatgatGCGGATGCTTGTTAACCGGGGCCCTTTGGCTGTAACAGTAGATGCGGTTAGCTGGCAGGATTATCTTGGTGGGATCATACAGTACCACTGCTCCAGCGGAAGAGCAAATCACGCTGTTCTAATCACTGGTTTTGACAGAACAGGTGTGTTTCCATCAACTGAACTTCAACCCAGtag TATCCCTTACTGGATTGTACAGAACTCTTGGGGGTCTACATGGGGAATAGATGGCTACGTTCGTGTTAAGATAGGCGGCAATGTCTGTG GTATAGCAGACACAGTGTCATCAGTATTTGTTTGA
- the CTSO gene encoding cathepsin O isoform X3 produces the protein MFFIDLQLLIIQRESAKRIILLNSSSKDNMTAFYGINQFSHLFPEEFKAIYLRSIPHKLPRYVKVPKGKEKPLPKKFDWRDKKVIAEVRNQQTCGGCWAFSIVGGIESAYAIKGNNLEELSVQQVIDCSYNNYGCSGGSTVSALSWLNQTKVKLVRDSEYAFKAQTGLCHYFRSSDFGVSITGFAAYDFSGQEEEMMRMLVNRGPLAVTVDAVSWQDYLGGIIQYHCSSGRANHAVLITGFDRTGVFPSTELQPSSIPYWIVQNSWGSTWGIDGYVRVKIGGNVCGIADTVSSVFV, from the exons atgtttttcataGATCTACAACTCCTGATAATTCAAAGG gaaagtGCTAAAAGAATTATCTTACTGAATTCATCATCAAAAGATAATATGACTGCTTTCTATGGAATAAATCAGTTTTCTCACCTGTTTCCTGAAGAGTTCAAAG CTATTTACTTAAGAAGCATACCTCACAAACTTCCCAGATATGTAAAAGTgccaaagggaaaggaaaaacctTTGCCAAAGAAGTTTGACTGGAGGGACAAGAAAGTCATTGCAGAAGTGAGAAATCAGCAAACA TGTGGAGGCTGCTGGGCTTTCAGCATTGTGGGTGGTATAGAGTCTGCCTATGCAATTAAAGGAAATAACCTGGAGGAACTCAGCGTACAGCAGGTTATTGACTGTTCATACAATAATTACGGCTGCAGCGGGGGATCCACTGTTAGTGCTTTGAGCTGGCTGAACCAG ACAAAAGTAAAACTTGTGAGAGATTCAGAATATGCTTTTAAAGCCCAGACAGGACTGTGCCATTACTTTCGTAGCTCAGATTTTGGAGTTTCAATAACAGGATTTGCTGCATATGACTTCAG CggtcaggaagaagaaatgatGCGGATGCTTGTTAACCGGGGCCCTTTGGCTGTAACAGTAGATGCGGTTAGCTGGCAGGATTATCTTGGTGGGATCATACAGTACCACTGCTCCAGCGGAAGAGCAAATCACGCTGTTCTAATCACTGGTTTTGACAGAACAGGTGTGTTTCCATCAACTGAACTTCAACCCAGtag TATCCCTTACTGGATTGTACAGAACTCTTGGGGGTCTACATGGGGAATAGATGGCTACGTTCGTGTTAAGATAGGCGGCAATGTCTGTG GTATAGCAGACACAGTGTCATCAGTATTTGTTTGA